In the genome of Drosophila yakuba strain Tai18E2 chromosome 3R, Prin_Dyak_Tai18E2_2.1, whole genome shotgun sequence, one region contains:
- the LOC6538178 gene encoding putative odorant receptor 98b, with amino-acid sequence MLTDKFLRLQSVFFRLLGLELLHEPDAGHRYPWRSICCILSVASFLPLTIGFGLQNIQNVEQLTDSLCSVLVDLLALCKIGVFLWLYKDFRFLIRQFYCVLQRETHCLAGELIVTRESRRDQFISAIYAHCFITAGLSACLMSPLAMLISYQRTGEFQPDFPFPSVYPWDNKKLPNYLISYVWNVSAALGVALPTVCVDTLFCFLSHNLSALFQIARHKMMHFEGRNAAETRENLRHVFQLYELCLQLGHSLNEYFRPLIFAQFVAASLHLCVLCYQLSANILQPALLFYAAFTAAIVGQVSIYCFCGSSVHSECQLFGQAIYESSWLHLLQENPLLVSSLKIAMMRSSLGCPIDGYFFAANRETLIRIVRSAISYVTLLRSLA; translated from the exons ATGCTGACGGACAAGTTCCTCCGACTGCAGTCCGTCTTCTTTCGCCTTCTCGGACTGGAATTGTTGCACGAACCGGATGCTGGCCATCGATATCCTTGGCGCAGCATCTGCTGCATCCTTTCGGTGGCCAGCTTCTTGCCACTGACCATCGGCTTTGGCCTGCAGAACATCCAAAATGTGGAGCAATTAACCGACTCACTCTGCTCGGTTCTGGTGGATTTGCTGGCGCTCTGCAAAATCGGGGTGTTCCTATGGCTTTACAAGGACTTTAGGTTCCTAATACGGCAGTTCTATTGTGTTTTGCAAAGGG AAACTCACTGCCTTGCGGGTGAACTGATAGTAACCAGAGAAAGTCGTCGGGATCAGTTCATTAGTGCTATATATGCCCACTGTTTCATTACGGCTGGTCTTTCGGCCTGTTTGATGTCTCCTCTGGCCATGTTGATCAGCTACCAACGCACAGGTGAATTCCAGCCGGACTTTCCCTTTCCCAGTGT ATATCCCTGGGACAATAAGAAGCTGCCCAATTACCTAATTTCCTATGTGTGGAATGTGAGTGCTGCCCTGGGCGTGGCACTGCCCACCGTTTGTGTGGACACCCTCTTCTGTTTTCTGAGCCATAATCTCAGTGCCCTGTTCCAGATTGCCAGGCACAAAATGATGCACTTTGAGGGCCGAAATGCTGCGGAGACTCGTGAGAACTTAAGGCACGTGTTTCAACTATATGAGTTGTGTTTGCAGCTGGGTCATTCCTTAAACGAATACTTCAGACCGCTCATCTTCGCCCAGTTTGTGGCAGCCTCACTGCACTTGTGTGTGCTGTGCTACCAACTATCTGCCAATATCCTGCAGCCAGCGTTGCTGTTCTATGCCGCATTTACGGCTGCGATTGTTGGCCAGGTGTCCATATACTGTTTCTGCGGATCCAGCGTCCATTCGGAGTGTCagctttttggccaggccatcTACGAGTCCAGCTGGCTGCATTTGCTGCAGGAAAACCCGCTGCTTGTGAGCTCCTTAAAAATTGCCATGATGCGATCGAGTTTGGGCTGTCCCATCGATGGCTACTTCTTTGCGGCCAATCGAGAGACGCTTATCAGG ATTGTGCGCTCTGCCATATCCTATGTAACGCTACTCAGATCCCTGGCCTAG